The Corynebacterium glaucum genome includes a region encoding these proteins:
- the mptB gene encoding polyprenol phosphomannose-dependent alpha 1,6 mannosyltransferase MptB, whose protein sequence is MNLRHRTVRPARAGASSLSVRSALPRMGDPGSRSSTLHDSSGVGTGAGEASISEKKLLFLLRWLGAVGALLMGFGGLGGGALPVVDNPWFGLPGGALMGRMMLASSSVVLVGVGLMVAAWLLMAPLIGVGRSPARVPARVMVATFVAWTAPLLVTAPLFTQDIYSYLAQGSIVRQGIDPYSAGPVELLGAEHHLARSVPFIWAESPSPYGPVALGIASAISALTNDDIFAGVLAHRAISFVFVLIAAWATLALAKRCQVHATTALWLGVCNPLTILHLIGGIHNEAIMAAFMLVGLEVAFRGLDRLERGGLSDAAGWALFVLSGVLLACGGLVKVTGFVALGFTGMALARLLHARGRACTGARGRERARVAAAIASAAGLQAAVLAATAVVASWITGIGFGWVTGQGGAAEIRSWMSVTTDIGIAANEIGMRLGLGDHSDAMLLVTRGAGLLVAGAFMVRMLWATFTGGIHPIGGLGVSLLVLVALFPVVHPWYPLWALLPLAAWANRPAFRAAVAAISATLCFFVLSRGLALPPDAVATIYTTAAAYFAVLAFLAWIWWRRRGHLAVR, encoded by the coding sequence GTGAATCTCCGCCACCGTACAGTACGCCCCGCCCGCGCGGGTGCGTCCAGCTTGTCCGTGCGCAGCGCGCTGCCTCGGATGGGTGACCCGGGGTCTCGATCGAGCACGTTGCATGACAGTTCGGGGGTGGGTACGGGCGCGGGTGAGGCGTCGATAAGCGAAAAGAAGCTGCTGTTCTTGCTGCGGTGGCTGGGTGCGGTGGGTGCCCTGCTGATGGGGTTCGGTGGCTTGGGTGGCGGCGCGCTGCCGGTGGTGGATAACCCGTGGTTTGGGCTGCCCGGCGGAGCGCTGATGGGGCGAATGATGCTGGCGTCGTCCTCTGTGGTGCTGGTCGGGGTGGGGCTGATGGTGGCCGCCTGGCTGCTAATGGCGCCGCTGATTGGGGTTGGGCGCAGCCCCGCGCGGGTGCCGGCGCGGGTGATGGTTGCGACGTTTGTGGCTTGGACCGCCCCTTTGCTGGTCACTGCTCCCCTGTTCACGCAGGATATTTATTCGTATCTCGCGCAGGGGTCGATCGTGCGGCAGGGCATCGACCCGTACTCCGCGGGCCCGGTCGAGCTGCTCGGTGCGGAGCACCATCTCGCGAGGTCAGTGCCGTTCATTTGGGCGGAATCCCCAAGCCCGTACGGCCCGGTCGCGCTGGGCATCGCGTCGGCGATTTCGGCGCTGACGAACGACGACATCTTCGCCGGTGTGCTCGCCCACCGCGCCATTTCATTCGTGTTTGTGTTGATCGCGGCGTGGGCGACGCTGGCGCTGGCGAAGAGGTGCCAGGTCCACGCCACGACCGCGCTGTGGCTCGGCGTGTGCAACCCGCTGACCATCCTCCACCTGATCGGCGGCATCCATAACGAAGCGATCATGGCCGCGTTCATGCTGGTCGGCCTCGAAGTAGCGTTCCGCGGGCTGGACCGGCTGGAGCGTGGCGGACTGAGCGACGCGGCTGGGTGGGCGCTGTTCGTGCTTTCCGGGGTGCTTTTGGCCTGCGGGGGCCTGGTGAAAGTGACCGGGTTTGTCGCGCTCGGGTTCACGGGCATGGCGCTGGCGCGGTTGCTTCACGCGCGCGGGCGCGCGTGTACGGGCGCGCGCGGGCGCGAGCGCGCGCGGGTGGCTGCGGCGATCGCTAGTGCCGCAGGGTTGCAGGCGGCGGTGCTCGCGGCCACGGCGGTGGTCGCTTCTTGGATTACCGGCATTGGCTTTGGTTGGGTGACTGGTCAAGGTGGCGCCGCCGAGATCCGCAGCTGGATGTCGGTGACCACGGACATCGGAATCGCTGCGAACGAGATTGGTATGCGGCTGGGCTTAGGCGACCACTCCGACGCGATGCTGCTGGTGACCCGCGGCGCCGGGCTCTTGGTGGCCGGCGCATTCATGGTGCGCATGCTGTGGGCGACGTTCACCGGGGGCATCCACCCCATCGGCGGGCTTGGGGTTTCCTTGCTCGTGCTGGTTGCGCTGTTTCCGGTTGTGCACCCGTGGTACCCGCTTTGGGCGCTCCTGCCACTCGCGGCGTGGGCGAACCGGCCCGCCTTCCGCGCCGCGGTGGCGGCGATCAGCGCCACCCTCTGCTTCTTTGTGCTGTCGCGTGGTCTCGCCCTGCCACCAGACGCGGTGGCAACCATCTACACCACCGCCGCGGCGTACTTTGCGGTGCTTGCCTTCCTCGCCTGGATCTGGTGGCGGCGGCGCGGGCACCTCGCGGTACGATAA
- a CDS encoding ABC transporter ATP-binding protein, with translation MEHALVVDSVVKRFGDTTAVDGMTFSAERGEILALLGPNGAGKSTLIDMCTGFASPTAGAIRVLGIDPAAHPQKVRDRIGIMLQEGGGYSAATVTQMLELATAYHLNPHDPQWLLELLGLEGVAKTSYRRLSGGQRQRLSLALAIIGKPELVFLDEPTAGLDAQSRHAVWEIIEALKRDGTTVVVTTHLMDEAEALADRVVIVDRGRVVAKGTPAQLIAQEKFEADAATISVETATALDLAALNEALAPFGLAAEAPRNLRYLIQGAGTPEVLAALAAEAARQGVLIRDLAVAHHSLEDVFLSLTGRELRS, from the coding sequence ATGGAGCACGCCCTGGTTGTCGATTCCGTGGTGAAGCGCTTCGGCGACACTACAGCCGTCGACGGCATGACGTTTTCAGCAGAGCGCGGAGAGATTCTTGCGCTGCTCGGGCCGAACGGCGCGGGCAAATCGACGCTGATCGACATGTGCACGGGCTTCGCCTCCCCCACCGCCGGGGCAATTCGGGTGCTGGGCATCGATCCGGCCGCCCACCCGCAAAAGGTCCGCGACCGGATCGGCATCATGCTTCAGGAGGGCGGCGGCTACTCAGCGGCAACCGTGACCCAGATGCTCGAGCTGGCGACCGCGTACCACCTCAACCCGCACGACCCGCAGTGGTTGCTTGAGCTTCTTGGGTTGGAGGGTGTCGCGAAGACATCGTACCGCCGGCTCTCGGGCGGGCAGCGGCAGCGGCTCTCGCTGGCGCTGGCGATCATCGGTAAGCCCGAGCTGGTGTTTCTCGATGAACCGACGGCCGGCCTTGATGCGCAATCGCGGCACGCGGTGTGGGAAATCATCGAAGCCCTCAAGCGCGACGGCACGACCGTGGTCGTGACCACCCACCTCATGGATGAGGCGGAGGCTCTCGCCGACCGCGTGGTCATCGTAGACCGCGGGCGTGTGGTGGCCAAGGGCACCCCCGCGCAGCTGATCGCGCAAGAGAAGTTCGAGGCTGACGCAGCCACGATTAGCGTCGAGACCGCCACCGCGCTCGATCTCGCCGCGCTGAATGAAGCGTTGGCCCCATTCGGTCTTGCAGCGGAGGCTCCTCGGAACCTGCGCTACCTCATACAGGGAGCTGGGACTCCCGAGGTCCTTGCAGCCCTCGCCGCCGAGGCGGCGCGCCAAGGCGTGCTAATCCGCGACCTCGCGGTTGCCCACCACAGCCTCGAAGACGTCTTCTTGTCCCTCACCGGCCGAGAGCTTCGGAGCTAA
- a CDS encoding multidrug ABC transporter permease, producing MTHADAQPDAPASRDLAPGTFTPDPRPAPLRTMAAAQGGLEARLMLVHGEQLLLNIIIPAALLVGTVIMPVFGDIGFGVIVPMVFAAAATSVGFTGQAIALAFDRRYGALKRAGASGAPPWVIICGKIIGVLAVVAVQILILGALAFALGWRVGVGGALAGLATLLVGVAVFTALGLYLGGSWSPEIVLAVANLIWIVLMGTLGWVVYSFDITDAGWWYLVPSVALTGALIDAFQLAFNAPAWLALLGWGVAGAAAAARWFRFDA from the coding sequence ATGACGCACGCCGATGCCCAACCCGACGCCCCCGCAAGCCGCGACCTCGCCCCCGGCACATTCACTCCGGACCCGCGCCCCGCGCCCCTTCGCACCATGGCAGCAGCCCAAGGCGGCCTCGAGGCGCGCCTCATGCTGGTGCACGGCGAGCAACTTTTGCTCAACATCATCATCCCCGCAGCCCTCCTCGTCGGCACCGTCATCATGCCTGTGTTCGGCGACATCGGCTTCGGCGTGATCGTGCCGATGGTGTTCGCAGCCGCGGCGACGTCGGTGGGATTCACCGGCCAAGCAATCGCGCTCGCCTTTGACCGTCGTTACGGTGCGCTCAAGCGAGCCGGTGCCTCCGGCGCTCCGCCCTGGGTGATCATCTGCGGCAAGATCATCGGAGTCCTCGCCGTGGTAGCCGTGCAAATCCTCATTCTCGGAGCCCTCGCCTTCGCCCTCGGCTGGCGCGTGGGCGTGGGCGGGGCCCTTGCCGGCCTAGCCACGCTCCTCGTCGGCGTCGCCGTATTCACCGCGCTCGGGCTCTACCTCGGCGGCTCCTGGTCGCCCGAGATCGTGCTCGCGGTGGCTAACCTCATTTGGATCGTGCTGATGGGCACGCTCGGCTGGGTGGTCTACTCCTTCGACATCACCGACGCTGGATGGTGGTACTTAGTGCCCTCAGTCGCGCTCACCGGCGCCCTCATCGACGCGTTCCAGCTCGCATTCAACGCCCCTGCGTGGCTCGCGCTGCTCGGCTGGGGCGTCGCCGGAGCCGCGGCGGCGGCGCGCTGGTTCCGCTTTGACGCTTAA
- a CDS encoding COX15/CtaA family protein, translating to MSTTHASTAGAAEGGVDKRKSSEPSVKVQRTLAMILLLCQGGITVTGSLVRVTGSGLGCDTWPLCHEGSLVPVAGAAPWIHQAIEFGNRLLAFVVAAAAVAVLLAVYRASRRSEIKNLAIASLAGVALQAIIGGISVLLDLRWWSVAVHFLPSMALVFIAAVLYMRIAEPDDAAPTTRYPSAVQTWVVVAAVALCFVLITGTMVTGSGPHSGDSGVGMEGRLALDTRMLAYVHAACMYVYLAATLVSVYLLRRHHAPKDAFNTSLVLVGMIVVQWAIGVAQFYLGVPRWTVPMHIAMSSVVVAFSAFLFAHAKRRLPLLTEYSTKV from the coding sequence GTGAGCACCACGCACGCGAGTACGGCTGGGGCGGCTGAAGGGGGCGTCGATAAGCGAAAAAGCTCCGAGCCAAGCGTGAAGGTTCAGCGAACCTTGGCGATGATCCTGCTGCTGTGCCAGGGCGGCATCACCGTGACCGGCTCACTGGTGCGGGTCACCGGATCAGGGCTGGGCTGCGACACCTGGCCGCTGTGCCACGAAGGGTCCCTGGTGCCGGTGGCGGGCGCCGCGCCGTGGATCCACCAGGCGATCGAATTTGGCAACCGTTTGCTCGCTTTCGTGGTGGCCGCGGCCGCGGTCGCGGTCCTGCTCGCGGTGTACCGTGCGTCGCGCCGCTCCGAGATCAAGAACCTGGCCATCGCCTCCCTTGCCGGCGTGGCGCTGCAGGCGATCATCGGCGGCATTTCCGTGCTGCTGGACCTGCGGTGGTGGTCTGTGGCGGTGCACTTCCTGCCGTCGATGGCGCTGGTGTTCATCGCCGCGGTGCTGTACATGCGCATCGCTGAGCCGGACGATGCCGCACCGACAACCCGATACCCCAGCGCCGTGCAAACGTGGGTGGTTGTGGCCGCCGTCGCGTTATGCTTCGTGCTGATCACCGGCACAATGGTGACCGGCTCCGGCCCGCACTCCGGCGACTCAGGGGTGGGCATGGAAGGCCGCCTCGCGCTGGACACGAGGATGCTCGCCTATGTCCACGCTGCCTGCATGTACGTCTACCTCGCTGCGACCTTGGTCAGCGTCTATCTGCTTCGACGCCACCACGCGCCGAAGGACGCGTTCAACACCTCGCTGGTGCTCGTCGGCATGATCGTCGTGCAATGGGCGATCGGGGTTGCGCAGTTCTACCTCGGCGTGCCGCGCTGGACGGTGCCGATGCACATCGCGATGAGTTCCGTCGTTGTCGCGTTCTCCGCGTTCCTTTTCGCGCACGCTAAGCGCCGCCTGCCCCTCCTCACCGAATACTCCACCAAAGTCTAA
- a CDS encoding quinone oxidoreductase family protein, translating into MKAIQVTEHGGPEVLHYTDVDAPQPSQEQLLIDVSFTGVNYIDTYFRSGTYPQEVPYIPGTEGSGRVAYDPKGEIAEGTLVAFNEAVGTYAEQTVVDRNRVVAVPEGVAPEVAASMLLQGMTAHYLTEGVWPVDAETSLVVTAGAGGVGLILTQMAAAKGARIFSVVSTEEKAELARGAGATEVFTYSDDLADRIKEANGGEGVDVVYDGVGKDTFDFALDVTRRRGMVCSFGSASGDVEPFEIQRLNRGGSLFLTRPKLGDYTATDDEFRLRAQAVARGVEDGTLSFRIHPPYALEDARQAHEDLHARKTTGSVVLRVSE; encoded by the coding sequence ATGAAAGCCATCCAAGTCACAGAACACGGCGGGCCCGAGGTCCTCCACTACACCGACGTCGACGCACCGCAGCCATCGCAGGAGCAATTGCTTATCGACGTCTCCTTTACCGGCGTCAACTACATCGACACCTACTTTCGCTCGGGGACGTACCCGCAGGAGGTGCCGTACATCCCGGGCACCGAGGGGTCGGGGCGCGTCGCCTACGACCCGAAGGGCGAGATCGCCGAGGGCACACTCGTGGCGTTCAACGAGGCGGTTGGCACCTACGCGGAGCAGACGGTGGTGGACCGGAATCGGGTTGTCGCCGTGCCGGAGGGTGTCGCCCCCGAGGTGGCTGCGTCGATGCTGCTGCAGGGCATGACTGCGCATTACCTCACCGAGGGCGTGTGGCCGGTGGACGCGGAGACGTCGCTGGTGGTCACCGCAGGTGCTGGCGGCGTGGGGTTGATTCTCACCCAGATGGCGGCCGCGAAGGGCGCGCGCATTTTCTCGGTGGTGTCTACCGAGGAGAAGGCGGAGCTCGCGCGCGGGGCGGGTGCCACCGAGGTGTTCACCTACTCCGACGACTTGGCTGACCGCATCAAGGAGGCCAACGGCGGCGAGGGTGTCGACGTGGTCTACGACGGCGTGGGCAAGGACACCTTCGACTTCGCGCTCGACGTCACCCGGCGCCGCGGGATGGTCTGTTCCTTCGGTTCGGCTTCCGGCGACGTGGAGCCGTTTGAGATCCAGCGTCTCAACCGCGGCGGTTCGCTGTTTCTCACCCGCCCGAAGCTCGGGGACTACACCGCGACTGACGACGAGTTCCGGCTCCGCGCCCAAGCCGTTGCGCGCGGCGTGGAGGACGGCACGTTGTCCTTCCGCATCCACCCGCCGTACGCGCTCGAGGACGCGCGCCAGGCGCACGAGGATCTGCATGCTCGGAAGACGACTGGGTCTGTTGTCCTGCGGGTGAGCGAATAG
- a CDS encoding heme o synthase, producing METIKAYFALTKPRVIELLLVAAIPAMLQAHRGEVHLWLILGTLLGGWMGAAAANTFNMVADYDIDQLMGRTRARPLVRERVTKQKATVFAWTLLIASVLFLGFVCNSWLAALFIVLTNVFYIFVYTKWLKRRTWQNVIWGGAAGCMPVLVGWAVIRDNVHDGSQDHWWQAIVMFMIIFFWTPPHTWALAMKYKDDYARANVPMLPVVASPAETTRQILLYSWLTVATSLLLVPAASWIYLLVAVVSGAAFLIVATRLHNGIKAGAEVKPLKLFILSNNYLAALFLGLSVDAVLGLPTVFGA from the coding sequence TTGGAGACCATCAAGGCGTATTTCGCGCTGACGAAGCCGAGGGTCATTGAGCTCCTCCTCGTCGCCGCAATACCCGCGATGCTCCAGGCCCACCGCGGCGAGGTGCACCTCTGGCTGATTCTGGGCACCCTTCTCGGCGGGTGGATGGGCGCGGCCGCCGCCAACACCTTCAACATGGTTGCGGACTACGACATCGACCAGCTCATGGGCCGCACCCGCGCGCGTCCGCTCGTGCGCGAGCGGGTGACCAAGCAGAAGGCGACGGTTTTCGCGTGGACGCTGCTCATCGCATCCGTGTTGTTCCTCGGCTTTGTGTGCAACTCGTGGCTTGCGGCGCTGTTCATTGTGCTGACCAACGTGTTCTACATCTTCGTGTACACGAAGTGGCTCAAGCGCCGGACCTGGCAGAACGTGATCTGGGGCGGGGCTGCCGGGTGCATGCCCGTGCTGGTCGGCTGGGCCGTGATCCGCGACAACGTCCACGACGGGTCCCAGGATCACTGGTGGCAGGCGATCGTGATGTTCATGATCATCTTCTTCTGGACGCCGCCGCACACGTGGGCGCTGGCCATGAAGTACAAAGACGACTACGCGCGCGCCAACGTGCCGATGCTGCCGGTGGTCGCCTCCCCGGCGGAGACCACCCGGCAGATCCTGCTGTACTCCTGGCTGACGGTGGCGACGTCGCTGCTGCTCGTGCCGGCGGCATCCTGGATCTACCTTCTAGTCGCGGTGGTGTCGGGCGCGGCCTTCCTCATTGTGGCTACCCGGCTGCACAACGGCATCAAGGCCGGTGCCGAGGTGAAGCCGCTGAAGCTGTTCATCCTCTCGAACAACTACCTTGCGGCGCTTTTCCTTGGGTTGTCGGTGGATGCGGTGCTGGGCCTGCCGACGGTGTTCGGCGCCTAG